Proteins encoded by one window of Pseudomonas sp. LS44:
- a CDS encoding sigma-54 dependent transcriptional regulator codes for MPHILIVEDETIIRSALRRLLERNQYEVSEAGSVQEAQERFSISGFDLIVSDLRLPGAPGTELIKLGQGTPVLIMTSYASLRSAVDSMKMGAVDYIAKPFDHDEMLQAVARILRERKENLSAPAAERGNGASANSRSKPAEAGQGEIGIIGSCPAMQDLYSKIRKVAPTDSTVLIQGESGTGKELVARALHNLSRRSKAPLISVNCAAIPETLIESELFGHEKGAFTGASAGRTGLVEAADGGTLFLDEIGELPLEAQARLLRVLQEGEIRRVGSVQSQKVDVRLIAATHRDLKSLSKVGQFREDLYYRLHVIALKLAPLRERGSDVNEIAKLFLARQAARMNRGEMHFAHDAEQAIRHYPWPGNVRELENAIERAVILCESTEISAELLGIDIELDDLDDDAFVSSAPSHAASNANEPTEDLSLEDYFQHFVLEHQDHMTETELARKLGISRKCLWERRQRLGIPRRKTGSAVEN; via the coding sequence ATGCCGCATATCCTGATCGTCGAAGACGAAACCATCATCCGCTCGGCACTGCGCCGCCTGCTGGAACGTAATCAATACGAAGTCAGCGAGGCCGGCTCGGTGCAGGAAGCCCAAGAGCGCTTCAGCATTTCCGGTTTCGATTTGATCGTCAGCGACTTACGTTTACCCGGCGCACCCGGAACCGAACTGATCAAGCTCGGCCAAGGCACGCCGGTGCTGATCATGACCAGCTACGCCAGCCTGCGCTCGGCGGTGGACTCTATGAAAATGGGCGCGGTCGATTACATCGCCAAACCTTTCGATCATGACGAGATGCTCCAGGCAGTCGCGCGCATCCTGCGCGAGCGCAAAGAGAATCTCAGCGCACCGGCAGCAGAGCGCGGCAATGGCGCTTCGGCAAATAGCCGCAGCAAACCTGCCGAGGCGGGTCAGGGCGAAATTGGCATCATCGGTTCCTGTCCGGCTATGCAGGATCTGTACAGCAAGATTCGTAAGGTTGCGCCGACCGATTCCACCGTGTTGATCCAAGGCGAATCCGGTACCGGCAAGGAACTGGTAGCTCGCGCGCTACACAACCTGTCGCGGCGCTCCAAAGCGCCGCTGATCTCAGTGAACTGCGCGGCGATCCCGGAAACCCTGATCGAATCCGAATTGTTCGGCCATGAGAAAGGCGCGTTCACCGGCGCCAGCGCTGGACGCACCGGCCTGGTGGAAGCTGCCGATGGCGGAACCCTATTTCTCGATGAAATCGGCGAACTGCCGCTCGAAGCTCAGGCTCGCCTGCTACGCGTATTGCAGGAAGGCGAAATCCGTCGGGTCGGCTCGGTGCAATCGCAGAAAGTCGACGTGCGCCTGATCGCCGCCACTCACCGTGACCTCAAGAGCCTCTCCAAGGTCGGCCAGTTCCGCGAAGACCTGTATTACCGCTTGCATGTGATCGCGCTCAAATTGGCGCCGCTGCGCGAGCGCGGTAGCGATGTCAATGAAATTGCCAAGCTGTTCCTGGCCCGTCAGGCCGCACGCATGAACCGTGGGGAAATGCATTTTGCCCATGACGCCGAACAGGCCATTCGGCATTACCCGTGGCCAGGTAACGTCCGCGAACTGGAAAACGCCATCGAGCGGGCAGTGATTCTTTGTGAGAGCACGGAGATTTCCGCCGAATTGCTGGGCATCGACATTGAGCTGGATGACCTGGATGACGACGCCTTCGTTAGCTCTGCGCCCAGTCATGCGGCCAGCAATGCCAATGAACCGACAGAAGACCTGTCGCTGGAAGACTACTTCCAGCATTTCGTTCTCGAACATCAAGATCACATGACCGAGACCGAACTGGCCCGCAAACTGGGTATCAGCCGCAAATGTCTTTGGGAGCGCCGCCAACGCCTGGGAATTCCACGTCGCAAGACCGGTAGCGCAGTGGAAAACTGA
- a CDS encoding polynucleotide adenylyltransferase PcnB: MLKKLFQSFRSPLRHSKQHPRSTPEVLSNRQHPLRRDENISRYAVSVVERLQNAGYQAYLVGGCVRDLLLGIKPKDFDVATSATPEQVRAEFRNARVIGRRFKLVHVHFGREIIEVATFRANHPQGEEDENSNLSARHESGRILRDNVYGSLEDDAQRRDFTINALYFDVTGERILDYARGMHDIRNRLIRLIGDPEQRYLEDPVRMLRAVRFAAKLDFDIEKHSAEPIARLAPMLRDIPAARLFDEVLKLFLTGYAERTFDLLLDYGLFAPLFPASAAALKHNPEYTERLIREALASTDDRIEQGKPVTPAFLFAALLWPALPARAAQLQARGMPPIPAIQEAAHELISEQCQRIAVPKRFTLPIREIWDMQERLPRRSGKRADLLLENPRFRAGYDFLLLRENAGDDTGGLGDWWTDYQDASDSERRRMIRDLSSSPAEGSAPRKRRRGGAKRRNRGEGATPPAAE, translated from the coding sequence ATGCTGAAAAAGCTGTTCCAGTCTTTCCGCTCGCCCTTGCGCCATAGCAAGCAGCATCCGCGTAGCACCCCCGAAGTCCTGAGCAATCGTCAGCATCCACTGCGCCGCGACGAAAACATCAGCCGCTATGCCGTGAGTGTCGTCGAGCGCCTGCAGAACGCTGGCTATCAGGCTTACTTGGTGGGTGGTTGTGTTCGCGACCTACTGCTGGGTATCAAACCCAAAGATTTCGACGTGGCTACCAGCGCCACACCGGAGCAAGTGCGCGCTGAATTCCGCAATGCCCGGGTTATCGGCCGTCGCTTCAAGCTGGTGCATGTCCATTTCGGGCGAGAAATCATCGAGGTCGCCACCTTCCGTGCCAATCATCCGCAAGGCGAGGAAGACGAGAACAGCAACCTCTCAGCGCGCCATGAAAGTGGCCGGATTCTGCGCGACAACGTGTACGGCAGCCTGGAAGACGATGCCCAGCGCCGCGACTTCACGATCAACGCGTTGTATTTCGATGTCACCGGCGAGCGCATTCTCGACTACGCGCGCGGCATGCATGATATCCGCAACCGACTGATCCGCCTGATCGGCGACCCCGAGCAACGCTACCTCGAAGACCCCGTACGCATGCTGCGTGCGGTGCGCTTTGCCGCCAAACTGGACTTCGACATCGAGAAACACAGCGCTGAGCCGATTGCACGCCTAGCCCCAATGCTGCGTGATATTCCCGCGGCACGTCTGTTCGATGAAGTGCTGAAACTGTTCCTCACCGGTTATGCCGAGCGCACCTTCGACCTGCTGCTCGACTACGGACTGTTCGCCCCGCTGTTCCCGGCGAGCGCCGCGGCTCTCAAGCACAATCCGGAATACACCGAACGCCTGATCCGTGAAGCCCTCGCCAGCACTGATGATCGTATCGAACAGGGCAAGCCGGTTACCCCGGCGTTCCTGTTCGCCGCCCTGCTCTGGCCCGCGCTGCCCGCCCGCGCCGCGCAGCTACAGGCGCGCGGCATGCCGCCAATTCCTGCCATTCAAGAAGCTGCCCACGAACTGATCAGCGAGCAATGTCAACGCATCGCCGTGCCCAAGCGCTTCACCTTGCCGATCCGTGAAATCTGGGACATGCAGGAACGCCTACCGCGCCGCAGCGGCAAGCGGGCTGATCTGCTGCTGGAGAATCCGCGCTTCCGCGCCGGTTATGACTTCCTCCTGCTACGCGAAAATGCCGGCGACGATACCGGCGGCCTCGGCGATTGGTGGACCGATTATCAGGACGCCTCTGATAGCGAGCGGCGGCGGATGATTCGCGACCTCAGCAGCAGCCCTGCCGAAGGCAGCGCACCGCGCAAACGCCGACGTGGCGGCGCCAAACGGCGCAACCGTGGCGAAGGGGCAACCCCGCCAGCGGCTGAATAA
- the gluQRS gene encoding tRNA glutamyl-Q(34) synthetase GluQRS — MTLPPYIGRFAPTPSGFLHFGSLVAALASYLDARACGGQWLLRMEDLDPPREAPGAQTAILSTLEAYGFEWDGELVNQSARHSAYALVIDRLLQAGLAYACTCSRKQLEGNGGIYPGTCRNAGHAQHDAAIRLRVPELEYHFVDRVQGQFRQHLGREVGDFVIRRRDGLYAYQLAVVLDDAWQGVTDVVRGADLLNSTPRQLYLQELLGLPPPDYLHVPLIIQPDGHKLGKSYRSPPLPTEQATPLLLRALRALGQCPPTELNAGSAQEVLAWGIAHWDALLIPRSRTLAEAQLH, encoded by the coding sequence ATGACTCTCCCCCCCTACATCGGCCGCTTCGCCCCCACGCCCAGTGGCTTTCTGCACTTCGGCTCTCTGGTCGCAGCTCTTGCCTCCTACCTGGATGCGCGCGCCTGTGGCGGTCAATGGCTGCTGCGCATGGAAGACCTGGACCCGCCTCGCGAGGCACCAGGTGCCCAAACTGCGATTCTCAGCACCCTGGAGGCCTACGGCTTCGAATGGGACGGCGAGCTGGTCAACCAGAGCGCACGCCACAGCGCCTATGCCCTGGTCATCGACCGTCTGCTGCAAGCTGGCCTGGCCTATGCCTGCACCTGCTCGCGCAAACAACTCGAAGGTAACGGCGGCATCTACCCCGGCACCTGTCGCAATGCCGGCCACGCCCAGCACGACGCAGCCATTCGCCTGCGCGTCCCCGAGCTGGAGTATCACTTCGTTGATCGCGTGCAGGGCCAGTTCCGCCAGCATCTGGGCCGCGAAGTGGGCGACTTCGTCATCCGCCGCCGCGACGGCCTCTACGCCTATCAACTGGCCGTGGTCCTCGACGATGCCTGGCAAGGCGTGACCGATGTGGTGCGCGGTGCCGATCTACTCAACTCCACCCCGCGCCAGTTGTATCTGCAAGAATTGCTTGGCCTGCCGCCGCCCGACTATCTGCACGTACCGCTGATCATCCAGCCGGATGGCCACAAGCTCGGCAAGTCTTACCGCTCGCCGCCACTGCCCACCGAGCAAGCCACGCCATTGCTGCTACGCGCCTTGCGTGCCCTTGGCCAATGCCCGCCGACCGAACTGAATGCCGGCAGCGCCCAAGAAGTGCTGGCCTGGGGCATCGCCCATTGGGACGCCTTGCTGATCCCGCGTAGCCGCACCCTGGCCGAAGCCCAATTGCACTAG
- a CDS encoding sensor histidine kinase — protein MLTSFSLTQLILISALYLLALFGVAWLSERGLVPRRIISHPLTYTLSLGVYASAWAFYGTVGMAYQYGFGFLASYLGVSGAFLLAPVLLYPILRITRTYQLASLADLFAFRFRSTWAGALTTVFMLIGVLPLLALQMQAIADSIGILTREAVHERIALSYCGLIILFTILFGARHIATREKHEGLVFALAFESVVKLLALGGIGFYALYHVFGGPRELEMWLLQNQSALAALHTPLQEGPWRTLLLVFFASAIVMPHMFHMTFTENLNPRALVSASWGLPLYLLLISLSVPLILWAGLRLGATTNPEYFTLGIGIAENNQTLALLAYVGGLSASSGLIIVTTLALSGMALNHLVLPLYQPPAEGNIYRWLKWTRRALIIAIIAAGYGFYLLLGAQQDLANLGIVAFVATLQFLPGVLSVLYWPTANRRGFIAGLLSGIGVWMVSMLLPLLGNIQGIYLPMFDVIYVLDDTSWHLAAIGSLAANVLVFTLVSLFSETSSEEQSAAEACAVDNVRRPQRRELQASTPQEFATQLAKPLGAKTAQREVQQALRDLHLPFDENRPYALRRLRDRLEANLSGLMGPNVAQDIVETFLPYKSGSEGYVTEDIHFIESRLEDYHSRLTGLAAELDALRRYHRQTLQELPMGACSLAKDQEILMWNRAMEELTGIPAQRLVGSRLSTLAEPWKGLLEGFINLPDEHLHKQRLALDGQPRWFNLHKAAIEEPLAPGNTGLVLLVEDLTETQMLEDKLVHSERLASIGRLAAGVAHEIGNPITGIACLAQNLREERESDGELSEISSQIIEQTKRISRIVQSLMSFAHAGGHQHAEEPVCLADVAQDAIGLLSLNRRNFEVQFYNLCDPEHWVEGDPQRLAQVLINLLSNARDASPPGGGVRVRSEASGHTVDLIVEDEGSGIPKSIMDRLFEPFFTTKDPGEGTGLGLALVYSIVEEHYGQITIDSPADAEHQRGTRIRVTLPRHVATTSVVTRDRRES, from the coding sequence ATGCTGACGAGCTTTAGCCTCACCCAGCTGATCCTGATCAGCGCCCTCTATCTGCTTGCCCTGTTCGGCGTCGCCTGGCTCAGCGAACGCGGCCTGGTGCCGCGGCGCATCATCTCGCATCCGTTGACCTATACCCTGTCGCTCGGCGTCTATGCCAGCGCCTGGGCGTTCTACGGCACCGTGGGGATGGCCTATCAGTACGGCTTCGGCTTCCTCGCCAGTTACCTGGGGGTATCCGGCGCATTCTTGCTCGCCCCGGTGCTGCTCTATCCGATCCTGCGCATTACCCGCACCTATCAGTTGGCCTCGCTGGCCGACCTGTTTGCCTTTCGCTTTCGCAGCACCTGGGCCGGCGCGCTGACCACCGTGTTCATGCTGATTGGCGTACTGCCGCTGCTGGCCCTGCAGATGCAGGCGATCGCCGACTCGATCGGCATCCTCACCCGCGAAGCCGTACACGAGCGGATCGCCCTGAGCTACTGCGGGCTGATCATTCTGTTCACCATCCTGTTCGGCGCCCGCCACATCGCCACGCGGGAAAAACACGAAGGCCTGGTGTTCGCCCTCGCCTTCGAGTCGGTCGTCAAGTTGCTAGCCCTCGGCGGCATCGGTTTTTATGCGCTCTACCACGTGTTCGGCGGGCCACGGGAACTGGAGATGTGGCTGCTGCAGAACCAGAGCGCCCTCGCCGCTCTGCACACGCCCTTGCAGGAAGGCCCGTGGCGCACGTTGTTGCTGGTGTTCTTCGCCTCGGCGATCGTCATGCCGCACATGTTCCATATGACCTTCACCGAAAACCTCAATCCGCGCGCGCTGGTCAGCGCCAGCTGGGGATTGCCGCTGTACCTGCTGCTGATCAGCCTGTCGGTGCCACTGATCCTGTGGGCCGGACTGAGGCTCGGCGCGACCACCAACCCGGAATATTTCACCCTCGGGATCGGCATCGCCGAAAACAACCAGACACTGGCCTTGCTGGCCTATGTCGGCGGCCTCTCGGCGTCCAGCGGGCTGATCATCGTCACCACCCTGGCACTCTCCGGCATGGCCCTCAACCATCTGGTGCTGCCGCTTTATCAGCCACCGGCCGAGGGCAATATCTACCGCTGGCTGAAGTGGACGCGGCGCGCCCTGATCATCGCCATCATCGCCGCCGGTTATGGTTTTTACCTGTTGCTCGGCGCGCAACAGGACCTGGCCAATCTGGGCATCGTCGCCTTCGTCGCCACCCTGCAGTTCCTGCCCGGTGTGCTCTCGGTGCTGTACTGGCCGACGGCCAACCGCCGCGGCTTCATCGCCGGCCTGCTGAGCGGCATCGGCGTATGGATGGTCAGCATGTTGCTGCCGCTGCTGGGTAACATCCAGGGCATCTACCTGCCGATGTTCGATGTCATCTATGTGCTCGATGACACCAGCTGGCATCTCGCCGCCATCGGTTCGCTGGCCGCTAACGTGCTGGTGTTCACTTTGGTATCGCTATTCAGCGAAACCAGCAGCGAGGAACAGAGCGCCGCCGAGGCCTGCGCCGTGGACAACGTGCGCCGTCCACAGCGCCGCGAACTGCAGGCGTCCACGCCGCAGGAATTCGCCACCCAACTGGCCAAACCTCTCGGCGCCAAGACGGCGCAGCGCGAAGTCCAACAGGCGCTGCGCGATCTGCATCTGCCGTTTGACGAGAACCGCCCCTACGCCTTGCGCCGCCTGCGCGACCGCCTGGAAGCTAACCTCTCCGGCCTGATGGGGCCGAACGTCGCCCAAGACATCGTCGAAACCTTCCTGCCCTACAAGTCCGGCAGCGAAGGCTACGTTACCGAAGACATTCACTTCATCGAAAGCCGCCTGGAGGATTACCACTCACGCCTCACCGGCCTGGCCGCCGAGCTCGATGCGTTGCGTCGCTACCACCGGCAAACGCTGCAGGAGTTGCCGATGGGCGCCTGCTCGCTGGCCAAGGATCAGGAAATCCTCATGTGGAACCGCGCCATGGAAGAGCTCACCGGCATTCCCGCGCAGCGCCTGGTCGGCTCACGCCTGAGCACCCTCGCCGAACCCTGGAAAGGCTTGCTGGAAGGCTTCATCAACCTGCCCGACGAGCACCTGCACAAACAGCGCCTGGCGCTGGATGGCCAGCCCCGCTGGTTCAATCTGCATAAGGCGGCCATCGAAGAGCCGCTGGCCCCGGGCAATACCGGCCTGGTCCTGCTGGTCGAGGACCTGACCGAAACGCAGATGCTCGAAGACAAACTGGTGCACTCCGAACGCCTGGCGAGCATTGGTCGCCTGGCTGCCGGCGTGGCCCATGAGATCGGCAACCCGATCACCGGCATCGCCTGTCTGGCGCAGAATCTACGCGAGGAGCGCGAAAGCGACGGCGAACTGAGCGAGATCAGCAGCCAGATCATCGAACAGACCAAACGCATATCGCGCATCGTCCAGTCGCTGATGAGCTTCGCCCACGCCGGCGGTCATCAGCACGCAGAAGAACCGGTCTGTCTGGCGGATGTGGCGCAGGATGCCATCGGCCTGCTGTCGCTCAACCGGCGGAATTTCGAAGTGCAGTTCTACAATCTTTGCGATCCCGAGCACTGGGTAGAAGGCGATCCGCAACGTCTCGCCCAAGTACTCATCAACCTGCTTTCCAATGCCCGCGACGCCTCACCACCAGGCGGTGGCGTCCGCGTACGCAGCGAAGCATCCGGACACACCGTCGATCTTATCGTCGAAGACGAAGGCAGCGGCATTCCTAAATCGATCATGGATCGCTTGTTCGAGCCGTTCTTCACCACCAAGGATCCTGGCGAAGGCACCGGGCTGGGGCTTGCACTGGTCTATTCGATCGTGGAAGAGCATTATGGGCAAATAACCATCGACAGCCCGGCCGACGCCGAGCACCAGCGCGGCACCCGAATCAGGGTGACTTTGCCGCGCCACGTCGCAACGACGTCCGTAGTAACCAGAGACCGTCGAGAGAGCTGA
- the folK gene encoding 2-amino-4-hydroxy-6-hydroxymethyldihydropteridine diphosphokinase, protein MERVYIGLGSNLAKPIEQLRAALAALDALPHSRLVTVSSFYASDPLGPADQPRYVNAVAALDTSLAPLPLLDALQAIEQDQGRQRKAERWGPRTLDLDILLFGQRLIDEPRLQVPHYHLHARPFVLYPLAEITTDLQLADGRSLSALLEACPFRGIERLPEQ, encoded by the coding sequence ATGGAACGGGTCTACATTGGCCTGGGCAGCAACCTCGCCAAGCCCATCGAGCAACTACGCGCGGCGCTGGCTGCACTCGACGCCTTACCGCACTCGCGACTGGTCACAGTCTCGTCGTTCTACGCCAGCGATCCGCTCGGCCCAGCTGACCAACCCCGCTATGTGAATGCGGTCGCGGCGCTGGACACCTCCCTCGCGCCACTGCCACTGCTGGATGCCTTGCAGGCCATCGAGCAAGACCAGGGCCGACAACGTAAAGCCGAGCGCTGGGGACCACGGACCCTCGATCTGGATATCCTGCTGTTCGGCCAACGCCTGATCGACGAACCGCGCTTGCAAGTTCCGCACTACCATCTGCACGCCCGGCCGTTCGTCCTCTACCCGCTGGCGGAGATCACCACCGACCTGCAGCTTGCCGATGGCCGCTCGCTCAGTGCACTGCTTGAGGCTTGCCCGTTCCGGGGTATCGAGCGCCTGCCGGAGCAGTAA